Proteins found in one Mesorhizobium sp. CAU 1732 genomic segment:
- a CDS encoding DUF4893 domain-containing protein gives MKKTLLAIAATLSIATAPAFATGEIESLITDADRERLANFDTTKSEAVEIAKAEGSEADVATLDTILSAEAIPFSDFDMTGDWQCRTIKLAGPVELVVYGWFRCRVTDDGSGWRLQKLSGSQRTTGRFFTESDTRLTYLGAGTVNDDAAPAYGAGPNSDQAGYAIRTGESEWHIEFPAPRYESKFNILQFRR, from the coding sequence ATGAAAAAGACCTTGCTAGCCATCGCCGCCACGCTGTCGATCGCCACCGCGCCGGCATTCGCCACCGGTGAGATCGAAAGCCTCATCACCGATGCGGACCGCGAACGGCTCGCCAACTTCGACACGACGAAAAGCGAAGCCGTCGAGATCGCGAAGGCCGAAGGTTCAGAGGCCGATGTCGCGACGCTCGACACGATCCTCTCCGCCGAAGCGATCCCGTTTTCCGACTTCGACATGACCGGCGATTGGCAGTGCCGCACGATCAAGCTCGCAGGCCCTGTCGAGCTGGTCGTCTATGGCTGGTTCCGCTGCAGGGTCACCGATGACGGGTCGGGATGGCGGCTTCAGAAGCTGTCGGGCTCGCAGCGCACGACCGGGCGCTTTTTCACCGAAAGCGACACGCGGCTGACCTATCTCGGCGCGGGCACCGTCAACGACGACGCGGCTCCAGCCTACGGTGCCGGGCCGAATTCCGACCAGGCCGGCTACGCGATCCGCACGGGCGAGAGCGAATGGCACATCGAGTTCCCGGCCCCGCGCTACGAATCCAAATTCAACATTCTCCAGTTTCGTCGGTGA
- a CDS encoding entericidin encodes MTSTISKVAILVLVAGFAAGCANTIRGAGADTANAVNATQQAGNNVARAAE; translated from the coding sequence ATGACATCCACCATCAGCAAGGTCGCAATTCTCGTGCTCGTTGCGGGCTTCGCAGCCGGTTGCGCCAACACGATCCGGGGCGCGGGCGCCGATACGGCCAATGCAGTCAACGCGACCCAGCAGGCCGGCAACAACGTCGCGCGCGCCGCCGAGTAA
- a CDS encoding B12-binding domain-containing protein, which produces MSDDDIILSELSDDELVQQMHDDLYDGLKEEIEEGTNILLERGWVPYKVLTEALVEGMRIVGEDFRDGILFVPEVLLSANAMKAGMFILRPLLAATGAPKQGKMVIGTVKGDIHDIGKNLVGMMMEGAGFDVIDLGINNPVENYLNAIEEHQPDIVGMSALLTTTMPYMKVVIDTMKEKGIRDDYVVLVGGAPLNEEFGKAVGADAYCRDAAVAVETAKDYMKRKHNVRASA; this is translated from the coding sequence ATGTCCGACGACGACATCATCCTCTCGGAACTTTCGGACGACGAACTCGTCCAGCAGATGCATGACGACCTCTATGATGGCCTCAAGGAGGAGATCGAGGAAGGCACGAACATCCTGCTGGAACGCGGATGGGTTCCTTACAAGGTCCTGACCGAAGCCCTTGTCGAGGGCATGCGCATCGTCGGCGAGGATTTTCGCGACGGCATCCTCTTCGTGCCGGAAGTTCTCCTGTCGGCGAACGCCATGAAGGCCGGCATGTTCATCCTGCGCCCGCTGCTCGCCGCCACCGGCGCGCCCAAGCAGGGCAAGATGGTCATCGGCACGGTCAAGGGCGACATCCACGACATCGGCAAGAATCTCGTCGGCATGATGATGGAAGGCGCGGGCTTCGATGTCATCGACCTCGGCATCAACAACCCGGTCGAGAACTATCTGAACGCGATCGAGGAGCATCAGCCCGACATCGTGGGCATGTCGGCCCTGCTGACGACGACGATGCCGTACATGAAGGTCGTGATCGACACGATGAAGGAAAAGGGCATTCGCGACGATTATGTCGTTCTCGTCGGCGGCGCGCCGCTCAACGAGGAATTCGGCAAGGCCGTCGGCGCGGACGCCTATTGCCGCGATGCGGCAGTCGCGGTCGAAACCGCCAAGGACTACATGAAGCGCAAGCACAACGTTCGCGCTTCGGCCTGA
- a CDS encoding trimethylamine methyltransferase family protein translates to MDDNLAVEQETGGRRRGRGEGSGAAARRAARSGGGPGISLTYIKRKINVYEVLDEEGLALIEANADTVLEEIGIEFRDDAEALALWKDAGADVKGERVHFPKGLPRSLLKTAPSVFTQHARNPERSVQIGGDATVFAPVYGPPFVRDLDGNRRYATIEDFRNFVKLAYMAPSLHHSGGTVCEPVDVPVNKRHLDMVLAHMTLSDKPFMGSVTAPERAEDTVAMAKILFGDEFVDQNTVIINLINANSPMVFDETMLGAAKVYARNNQATIITPFILAGAMSPVTVAGTLTQVLAEVLAGAAFTQLVRPGAPVLFGTFASSISMQSGAPTFGTPEPTLVSYGAAQLARRLGLPFRTGGSLCASKVPDAQAAYESANTLNSTVLAGTNFVLHAAGWLEGGLASCYEKFMMDVDQLGMQQKLAQGVDLSENGQAMDAIREVGPGSHYLGCSHTQANFQTAFYRSSIADNNSYEQWLAEGEKTAPQRANDLARRWLETYEAPALDQGIRDGLNDFVAKKKESMPDAFT, encoded by the coding sequence ATGGACGACAATCTTGCGGTCGAGCAGGAAACGGGCGGCCGTCGCAGGGGACGCGGCGAGGGTAGCGGTGCGGCAGCACGGCGCGCAGCCAGATCAGGCGGCGGGCCGGGCATCTCGCTCACCTACATCAAGCGCAAGATCAACGTCTATGAAGTGCTGGACGAGGAAGGCCTGGCGCTGATCGAGGCGAATGCGGACACCGTGCTCGAAGAAATCGGCATCGAGTTTCGCGACGACGCCGAAGCGCTGGCCCTCTGGAAGGATGCCGGCGCCGACGTGAAGGGCGAGCGCGTCCATTTCCCGAAAGGCCTGCCGCGATCGCTGCTCAAGACCGCGCCGTCGGTCTTCACCCAGCATGCGCGCAATCCGGAGCGCTCGGTGCAGATCGGCGGGGATGCCACCGTCTTCGCGCCGGTCTACGGCCCGCCCTTCGTGCGCGATCTCGACGGCAACCGCCGTTACGCGACGATCGAGGATTTCCGCAATTTCGTGAAGTTGGCCTATATGGCCCCATCGCTCCACCATTCGGGCGGCACGGTCTGCGAGCCGGTGGACGTGCCCGTCAACAAGCGCCATCTCGACATGGTGCTGGCGCATATGACGCTGTCGGACAAGCCGTTCATGGGGTCGGTGACCGCGCCGGAACGTGCCGAGGATACGGTCGCGATGGCGAAAATCCTGTTCGGCGACGAGTTCGTCGACCAGAACACGGTCATCATCAACCTGATCAACGCCAATTCGCCGATGGTGTTCGACGAGACGATGCTGGGGGCGGCCAAGGTCTATGCGCGCAACAACCAGGCGACGATCATCACGCCTTTCATCCTGGCCGGCGCGATGAGCCCGGTCACGGTCGCCGGCACGCTGACGCAGGTTCTGGCCGAAGTGCTGGCGGGAGCCGCCTTCACGCAGCTCGTCCGCCCCGGCGCGCCGGTGCTGTTCGGTACGTTCGCTTCGTCGATTTCGATGCAGTCCGGCGCGCCGACCTTCGGTACGCCGGAACCGACGCTGGTGTCCTACGGCGCGGCGCAGCTTGCGCGGCGTCTGGGGCTGCCGTTCCGTACCGGCGGATCGCTCTGCGCCTCGAAGGTTCCTGACGCGCAGGCGGCCTATGAGAGCGCCAACACGCTCAACTCCACGGTTCTCGCCGGCACGAACTTCGTGCTTCACGCAGCCGGCTGGCTCGAAGGCGGGCTCGCCTCCTGCTACGAGAAGTTCATGATGGATGTCGACCAGCTCGGCATGCAGCAGAAGCTGGCGCAGGGCGTCGATTTGTCGGAAAACGGCCAGGCGATGGACGCCATCCGCGAAGTCGGTCCGGGCAGCCACTATCTCGGCTGCAGCCACACGCAGGCGAACTTCCAGACGGCGTTCTACCGCTCGTCGATCGCCGACAACAATTCCTACGAGCAGTGGCTGGCGGAGGGCGAGAAGACCGCGCCGCAACGCGCCAACGACCTCGCGCGCCGCTGGCTCGAGACCTATGAGGCACCGGCGCTCGACCAGGGTATCAGGGATGGGCTGAACGATTTCGTCGCGAAGAAGAAGGAGTCCATGCCCGACGCCTTCACTTGA
- a CDS encoding GlsB/YeaQ/YmgE family stress response membrane protein: MEDASVGWIAAIIIGGVAGWIASSVMKSDTGILTNIILGIIGAAVASFLFGLLGVSFGGWLGYLVAGFVGACILIGGARAIRS, encoded by the coding sequence ATGGAAGACGCAAGCGTAGGCTGGATCGCCGCCATCATCATCGGCGGCGTCGCCGGATGGATCGCATCGAGTGTCATGAAGAGCGATACCGGCATTCTCACGAACATTATTCTCGGTATCATCGGCGCCGCTGTGGCCAGCTTCCTGTTCGGGCTGCTGGGCGTGTCGTTCGGTGGGTGGCTGGGCTATCTGGTTGCCGGGTTCGTCGGCGCGTGCATCCTGATCGGGGGCGCCAGAGCCATCAGAAGCTGA
- a CDS encoding LysE family transporter — MEPTLVLISVFAIFIPALLLPGPDFVAVVRSSMTRGVKAGLLTTLGVSLGLGIYASLGLLGLSAVLIRFEWLAWAVRIAGGAYLVYLGIKLLLTKPAVAELQVGAEARGRHAILFGLGVTLTNPKAIVLFASVFATSVTAQTPGWLMAVMVGLVVASSLIWYTIVSLFMASGPVMRSVGHAQHWIERAAGAVFVALGGRILADSRNPFP, encoded by the coding sequence ATGGAACCGACCCTCGTCCTGATCAGCGTCTTCGCGATCTTCATTCCAGCCTTGCTGCTGCCGGGGCCAGATTTCGTCGCGGTCGTGCGCTCCTCGATGACCCGTGGCGTCAAAGCGGGATTGCTGACCACGCTCGGCGTGTCGCTCGGTCTCGGGATCTACGCCTCTCTGGGGCTTCTCGGCCTGTCGGCTGTGCTCATCAGGTTCGAGTGGCTTGCATGGGCGGTGCGGATCGCCGGCGGCGCCTATCTCGTCTATCTCGGCATAAAGCTTCTCCTGACCAAGCCGGCGGTGGCGGAGCTGCAAGTGGGTGCCGAGGCGAGGGGGCGACATGCGATACTCTTCGGTCTGGGAGTGACGCTCACCAATCCCAAGGCGATCGTCCTGTTTGCGAGCGTGTTCGCCACATCCGTGACGGCTCAGACGCCCGGCTGGTTGATGGCCGTCATGGTCGGTCTGGTCGTTGCCAGCAGCCTGATCTGGTACACGATTGTCAGCCTGTTCATGGCGTCCGGGCCCGTCATGCGCTCGGTCGGGCATGCGCAACACTGGATCGAGCGTGCCGCAGGCGCGGTGTTTGTCGCTCTCGGCGGTCGTATCCTGGCCGACAGCCGCAATCCTTTCCCGTGA
- a CDS encoding DUF1638 domain-containing protein, producing the protein MQRAEPEKVLVIACGMIAREILAVKERNGLDHLDLTCLPAEFHYHPDRIPPALDAAIRKARGEGYRHIVVGYADCGTGGMLDRVCEKHGVERIAGPHCFAFYQGNAAFEAVADGDMLSFYMTDFLCRQFDAFFMKPLGLDRHPELIKDFFGNYEKVVYLAQTDDPALEKVAVDAARMLGLAYEKRFTGYGDLEPALVTAAAEHTRS; encoded by the coding sequence ATGCAACGCGCGGAACCCGAAAAGGTTCTCGTGATCGCGTGCGGAATGATCGCGCGCGAGATTCTGGCCGTGAAGGAACGCAACGGCCTCGACCACCTCGACCTCACCTGCCTGCCGGCCGAATTTCACTACCACCCCGACCGCATCCCCCCTGCCCTCGACGCCGCTATTCGGAAAGCGCGCGGCGAAGGATACCGCCACATCGTCGTTGGTTACGCCGATTGCGGCACGGGCGGCATGCTGGATCGCGTCTGCGAGAAACACGGCGTCGAGCGCATCGCCGGGCCGCATTGCTTCGCGTTCTATCAGGGAAACGCCGCATTCGAGGCGGTCGCCGATGGCGACATGCTGTCCTTCTACATGACGGATTTCCTGTGCCGCCAATTCGATGCCTTCTTCATGAAGCCGCTCGGCCTCGACCGTCATCCCGAACTGATCAAGGATTTCTTCGGCAATTACGAAAAAGTCGTCTATCTCGCCCAGACCGACGATCCGGCGCTGGAAAAGGTCGCGGTGGACGCCGCCCGCATGCTCGGCCTCGCCTATGAGAAGCGTTTCACCGGATATGGCGACCTCGAACCCGCCCTCGTCACTGCCGCCGCGGAACACACGCGATCTTGA
- a CDS encoding exopolysaccharide biosynthesis protein, with amino-acid sequence MATRTDMEALDQNVGGPDGEPVRGTALVARQPRRLSQVLREMCLPADGPVTIGGIREAIGDRGFAALLFLFAALNLLPLPPGSTLLFGIPLMIVSGQMMLGYNTPWLPRRLLERPIDRETFRNGCNRLLPKLEWLERLVHPRYWPFATARADRLIGAAALLLSIVVFLPIPLGNWLPAFSVAILGLAVSERDGVFLGAGLALGILSLVVIGVVVGTAGYVAGSMFGFHF; translated from the coding sequence ATGGCGACGCGGACTGACATGGAAGCACTCGACCAGAATGTCGGCGGACCGGACGGTGAGCCTGTGCGCGGCACCGCGCTCGTCGCGCGCCAACCCCGCCGCCTGTCGCAGGTCCTGCGCGAGATGTGCCTGCCGGCCGATGGCCCCGTCACGATCGGCGGCATCCGCGAGGCGATCGGCGACCGCGGCTTTGCTGCCCTTCTCTTTCTGTTCGCCGCGCTGAACCTGCTGCCGCTTCCGCCGGGCTCCACGCTTCTCTTCGGCATCCCGCTGATGATCGTCTCCGGCCAGATGATGCTGGGCTACAACACGCCCTGGCTGCCCCGCAGGCTGCTGGAGCGGCCGATAGACCGCGAGACCTTCCGCAATGGCTGCAACAGGCTGCTGCCGAAGCTCGAATGGCTCGAGCGCCTCGTCCATCCGCGCTATTGGCCCTTCGCCACGGCGCGGGCCGACAGGCTGATCGGCGCGGCAGCTCTGCTCCTGTCGATCGTGGTGTTCCTGCCGATACCCCTCGGCAACTGGCTGCCGGCTTTCTCCGTCGCGATCCTCGGCCTCGCCGTATCGGAACGCGACGGCGTGTTCCTCGGCGCAGGCCTGGCGCTCGGCATCCTGTCCCTCGTCGTGATCGGCGTCGTCGTGGGAACCGCGGGCTATGTCGCGGGCAGCATGTTCGGCTTTCATTTTTGA
- a CDS encoding virulence factor produces MADLIVVYWRDIPAQVIVKKGRQNAKRELPLRFTEAIDMCAMRTGAGDTDAYLAEWRKADPIPVSDDLEAEADKALADLDARYDRDSLVALVKAGGKHDG; encoded by the coding sequence ATGGCGGATCTCATTGTCGTCTACTGGCGCGATATACCCGCGCAGGTCATCGTGAAGAAGGGACGGCAGAACGCCAAGCGCGAGCTGCCGTTGCGCTTCACCGAAGCGATCGACATGTGCGCCATGCGCACCGGCGCGGGCGATACCGACGCCTATCTCGCCGAATGGCGCAAGGCCGACCCCATTCCTGTCAGCGACGATCTCGAAGCCGAGGCCGACAAGGCGCTCGCCGATCTCGACGCACGCTACGATCGCGACAGCCTCGTGGCGCTGGTCAAGGCGGGCGGCAAGCACGATGGCTGA